A window of the Citrus sinensis cultivar Valencia sweet orange chromosome 9, DVS_A1.0, whole genome shotgun sequence genome harbors these coding sequences:
- the LOC102619384 gene encoding PHD finger protein MALE MEIOCYTE DEATH 1 isoform X1, which produces MSISTLESCKKRKRRPKLFGFHTFMESGCPISPTGAFRDNVRQFLSACGELEDYKVEGMSIWCTLLVHESSSIVFPLYTIEEHVKHSPQPYCDQCRCSGWANHYMSKRKYHWIIPIDCDWNKPLEDGVFDLQTHILHGLIHCNGFGHLLSINGIEGGSGYLCGREIMDLWDRICTNLRTCKVTVEDVSKKKSMDLRLLHGVAYGHSWFGRWGYKFFHGSFGVREQNYNRAIEILSSLELDNIIQDFCGTDLCREMKQIFHHYRDMSETLLLTLKDLLRFMLTVKSCASAQKKTIMTTTKPSKRMTLRIKSVVKDKSVNYKRFSAVVAKMDSRWSARRLESAAEVIVNALQEQKAENLGRGGGMSRQKLRDAARMHIGDTGLLDYVLKSMNNVIVGSHIVHRAVNPATRLLEYTIHDLCDGAGISEPGPEISDEPLPPLALETGSDVYSEVVYLYMNVLLNYPESELVALATQAVLDSKHFVKEWPFRDEDDQFLRFKCQVMPSFVDSETDLTGKLPPGELVMIPLHSTVLELKEAAESALRDTYCIMENLVVTDVGNMQKLDDGELLFGAVESGSQVWIQGYGIDSDSKLRYEGGNDKWIVKCECGAQDDDGERMVACDICEVWQHTRCLGIEDSGTVPPLFVCPRCCSSFAPSRTESSFRFLGSNDLLLVPETEYGTERVVFNDDIGMSL; this is translated from the exons atgtcAATCTCAACTCTTGAATCTTgcaagaagagaaaaagaaggcCGAAACTGTTCGGGTTCCATACGTTTATGGAATCGGGTTGCCCGATAAGCCCCACCGGTGCATTTCGCGATAACGTGAGACAGTTTTTATCAGCATGTGGCGAGCTTGAAGATTACAAAGTTGAAGGCATGTCCATTTGGTGCACTCTTCTAGTTCACGAGAGCAGCAGTATTGTTTTTCCTCTTTACACCATCGAAGAGCACGTCAAGCACTCTCCTCAGCCCTACTGTGATCAATGCCGATGCTCCG GTTGGGCTAATCATTATATGTCAAAACGCAAGTATCATTGGATAATACCAATTGACTGTGACTGGAATAAGCCCCTTGAGGATGGTGTTTTTGATCTTCAGACCCATATCTTGCATGGGTTAATTCACTGTAATGGCTTTGGTCATCTTCTCTCTATTAATGGGATTGAAGGGGGTTCTGGCTACCTCTGTGGTAGAGAAATCATGGATCTTTGGGACCGTATTTGTACAAATCTTCGTACctg CAAAGTCACTGTTGAGGATGTATCAAAGAAGAAGTCAATGGACCTTCGGTTGCTTCATGGGGTTGCATACGGGCATTCATGGTTTGGTAGATGGGGATACAAATTCTTTCATGGAAGCTTTGGGGTGAGAGAGCAAAATTATAACAGAGCGATTGAAATTCTCAGCTCTTTGGAACTTGACAATATAATTCAAGATTTCTGTGGCACGGATCTGTGCAGAGAAATGAAGCAAATATTTCATCACTATCGAGATATGAGTGAAACTCTGTTGCTCACACTAAAAGATCTTCTCAGGTTTATGTTAACTGTCAAATCTTGTGCTTCTgcacaaaagaaaacaatcatGACCACTACAAAGCCTTCAAAAAGAATGACCCTGAGGATTAAGTCTGTGGTGAAGGATAAATCTGTCAACTATAAAAGATTCAGTGCTGTTGTTGCTAAAATGGATAGCAGATGGTCTGCGAGAAGACTAGAATCTGCAGCAGAAGTGATTGTTAATGCATTACAAGAACAAAAGGCAGAGAACTTGGGTCGTGGTGGAGGGATGAGCCGGCAAAAATTAAGAGATGCAGCCAGGATGCACATTGGGGACACAGGGTTACTGGATTATGTGTTGAAGTCAATGAACAATGTAATTGTTGGGAGTCATATTGTGCATCGTGCAGTGAATCCAGCCACTCGGCTATTGGAATACACAATTCATGATCTCTGTGATGGTGCTGGAATCTCAGAGCCAGGACCAGAGATCTCTGACGAGCCCCTCCCACCCTTAGCTCTAGAGACAGGATCTGATGTTTACAGTGAAGTGGTCTATTTGTATATGAATGTACTATTGAATTACCCAGAATCAGAATTAGTGGCACTGGCAACACAGGCAGTTCTTGACAGCAAGCACTTTGTGAAGGAATGGCCATTTAGGGATGAAGATGACCAATTTCTGAGATTTAAATGCCAGGTGATGCCTAGTTTTGTTGATTCAGAAACTGATTTGACAGGAAAATTACCACCTGGGGAGTTGGTCATGATTCCATTGCATTCCACAGTTTTGGAGCTCAAGGAAGCTGCAGAGAGTGCATTGAGGGATACTTACTGTATTATGGAAAATCTTGTGGTAACAGATGTTGGAAACATGCAAAAACTGGATGATGGAGAATTGTTGTTTGGAGCGGTAGAATCAGGTTCACAAGTTTGGATACAAGGATATGGGATTGATTCAGACTCTAAATTGAGGTACGAAGGTGGGAATGACAAATGGATTGTAAAATGCGAATGTGGAGCTCAGGATGATGATGGTGAGAGGATGGTGGCATGTGACATTTGTGAGGTGTGGCAGCACACGCGTTGCCTTGGCATTGAAGATTCTGGAACTGTGCCACCACTGTTTGTTTGCCCAAGGTGCTGCTCTTCCTTTGCACCATCAAGAACCGAATCTTCTTTCAGGTTTTTGGGTTCCAATGATTTGCTGTTGGTCCCAGAAACTGAATACGGCACAGAGAGAGTTGTATTCAATGATGATATTGGGATGTCGCTTTGA
- the LOC102619384 gene encoding PHD finger protein MALE MEIOCYTE DEATH 1 isoform X2, translated as MALVIFSLLMGLKGVLATSVVEKSWIFGTVFVQIFVPVIDCSKVTVEDVSKKKSMDLRLLHGVAYGHSWFGRWGYKFFHGSFGVREQNYNRAIEILSSLELDNIIQDFCGTDLCREMKQIFHHYRDMSETLLLTLKDLLRFMLTVKSCASAQKKTIMTTTKPSKRMTLRIKSVVKDKSVNYKRFSAVVAKMDSRWSARRLESAAEVIVNALQEQKAENLGRGGGMSRQKLRDAARMHIGDTGLLDYVLKSMNNVIVGSHIVHRAVNPATRLLEYTIHDLCDGAGISEPGPEISDEPLPPLALETGSDVYSEVVYLYMNVLLNYPESELVALATQAVLDSKHFVKEWPFRDEDDQFLRFKCQVMPSFVDSETDLTGKLPPGELVMIPLHSTVLELKEAAESALRDTYCIMENLVVTDVGNMQKLDDGELLFGAVESGSQVWIQGYGIDSDSKLRYEGGNDKWIVKCECGAQDDDGERMVACDICEVWQHTRCLGIEDSGTVPPLFVCPRCCSSFAPSRTESSFRFLGSNDLLLVPETEYGTERVVFNDDIGMSL; from the exons ATGGCTTTGGTCATCTTCTCTCTATTAATGGGATTGAAGGGGGTTCTGGCTACCTCTGTGGTAGAGAAATCATGGATCTTTGGGACCGTATTTGTACAAATCTTCGTACctg TGATTGATTGCAGCAAAGTCACTGTTGAGGATGTATCAAAGAAGAAGTCAATGGACCTTCGGTTGCTTCATGGGGTTGCATACGGGCATTCATGGTTTGGTAGATGGGGATACAAATTCTTTCATGGAAGCTTTGGGGTGAGAGAGCAAAATTATAACAGAGCGATTGAAATTCTCAGCTCTTTGGAACTTGACAATATAATTCAAGATTTCTGTGGCACGGATCTGTGCAGAGAAATGAAGCAAATATTTCATCACTATCGAGATATGAGTGAAACTCTGTTGCTCACACTAAAAGATCTTCTCAGGTTTATGTTAACTGTCAAATCTTGTGCTTCTgcacaaaagaaaacaatcatGACCACTACAAAGCCTTCAAAAAGAATGACCCTGAGGATTAAGTCTGTGGTGAAGGATAAATCTGTCAACTATAAAAGATTCAGTGCTGTTGTTGCTAAAATGGATAGCAGATGGTCTGCGAGAAGACTAGAATCTGCAGCAGAAGTGATTGTTAATGCATTACAAGAACAAAAGGCAGAGAACTTGGGTCGTGGTGGAGGGATGAGCCGGCAAAAATTAAGAGATGCAGCCAGGATGCACATTGGGGACACAGGGTTACTGGATTATGTGTTGAAGTCAATGAACAATGTAATTGTTGGGAGTCATATTGTGCATCGTGCAGTGAATCCAGCCACTCGGCTATTGGAATACACAATTCATGATCTCTGTGATGGTGCTGGAATCTCAGAGCCAGGACCAGAGATCTCTGACGAGCCCCTCCCACCCTTAGCTCTAGAGACAGGATCTGATGTTTACAGTGAAGTGGTCTATTTGTATATGAATGTACTATTGAATTACCCAGAATCAGAATTAGTGGCACTGGCAACACAGGCAGTTCTTGACAGCAAGCACTTTGTGAAGGAATGGCCATTTAGGGATGAAGATGACCAATTTCTGAGATTTAAATGCCAGGTGATGCCTAGTTTTGTTGATTCAGAAACTGATTTGACAGGAAAATTACCACCTGGGGAGTTGGTCATGATTCCATTGCATTCCACAGTTTTGGAGCTCAAGGAAGCTGCAGAGAGTGCATTGAGGGATACTTACTGTATTATGGAAAATCTTGTGGTAACAGATGTTGGAAACATGCAAAAACTGGATGATGGAGAATTGTTGTTTGGAGCGGTAGAATCAGGTTCACAAGTTTGGATACAAGGATATGGGATTGATTCAGACTCTAAATTGAGGTACGAAGGTGGGAATGACAAATGGATTGTAAAATGCGAATGTGGAGCTCAGGATGATGATGGTGAGAGGATGGTGGCATGTGACATTTGTGAGGTGTGGCAGCACACGCGTTGCCTTGGCATTGAAGATTCTGGAACTGTGCCACCACTGTTTGTTTGCCCAAGGTGCTGCTCTTCCTTTGCACCATCAAGAACCGAATCTTCTTTCAGGTTTTTGGGTTCCAATGATTTGCTGTTGGTCCCAGAAACTGAATACGGCACAGAGAGAGTTGTATTCAATGATGATATTGGGATGTCGCTTTGA